DNA from Gemmatimonadaceae bacterium:
CCACTTCATAGATGGGGAAGTTGGCCGCCGGCACCGCGGGAAAGAGGGCGTAGGTGAGCAGGGTGAGTGCCACCGCCAACGCCACGCGCGGCCCCTGCCGCACCACCTCGCCGGTTCGGGGAGATGGCTCGTTGCCGGACCGATCGGGCTCGTCGCGCGCCGTCACCGCGGCCTCAGCGGGCCACGTCCGACGCGTACGCCCGAATGATCTGCCGCACCAGGCGGTGTCGCACCACGTCGTTCTCGTCGAAGTACTGGAAGGCGATGCCCTCGATGCCGGCGAGGATCCGCTCCACCTGCAGCAGGCCGGACTCCTCGCGCTTCGGCAGATCCACCTGCGTCTTATCGCCGGTGATCACGACTTTGGAGTTCACGCCCAGCCGGGTCAGAAACATCTTCATCTGCATCGAAGTCGCGTTCTGTGCCTCGTCGAGGATCACGAACGCGTCGGCCAGCGTGCGCCCGCGCATGAACGCCAGCGGCGCGATCTCGATGACCCGCGTCTCCAGTGCCTTCTGCACGCGGTCGAACGGCATCATCTCGTCCAGCGCGTCGTACAACGGCCGCAGATACGGATCGACCTTGGCCTGCATATCGCCGGGCAGGAACCCGAGCGATTCGCCCGCCTCCACCGCCGGCCGCGCGAGCACGATGCGCCGCACCCGCTTGCGGGTGAGCGCGTCCACGGCGGCCGCCACCGCAAGGTATGTCTTGCCGGTGCCCGCGGGCCCGATGCCGACCACGATGTCCTGCTCGGCGATCTTGGCCAAGTACTCGGCCTGCCCTGGCGTCTTGGCCTGCACGAGCTTGCGGACGCCGGGCAGCGCGATGTGCGGCGCGGACGGCGGAGCGCCGTTCGCCGAGCCTTCCGCCTGTTCGGCCACGTCCTCGGGCGCCAGTTCCGATAGGCGCAGCACGTCGTCGGCCGACAGGGTGAGCCGCTGCCGTGCCACGTCCACCATGCGCTGGCCCACGGGCGCTGCGCGCGCCACCAGCTCCTCCGGTCCGGTGATCGACAGGGCCTCGCCCCGCAGCGCGACGCGAACGCCGAACAGCCGCGACAGCTCCACCAGGTTCACGTCGTTGACGCCGGCCAGCGTGAGGAGGTCGGCGCCCTCGGTGGAGATGCGGCGGGTGGTGGCCGCGGAATCCGTCATGGGGTGCGCCCTCCGGCGCCGCCCCCACCGGTCACCGCGATGTGGAGGTCGCGCAGTTCCTCGGGCGGCACCGGCGCCGGCGCGCCCTCGAACAGCGCACGGGCCGCGGTGGTCTTCGGAAAGGCGATCACATCACGCAGTGAATTCGCGCCGGCCAGCATCATCGCAATACGGTCCATGCCGAGCGCGATGCCGCCATGCGGCGGCGCGCCGGCGCGCAGCCCTTCGAGCAGGAACCCGAACCGCGCCTGCGCCGTGGCCTCGTCGATCCCGAGCAGCGAGAACACGCGGCTCTGTAGCGCCGGGTCGGCGATGCGGATGCTCCCACCGCCCAGTTCCGTGCCGTTGAACACCACGTCGTACGCTGCGGCACGCACGGTTTCGGGCGCCGTGTCGAGCTTGGGCACGTCCTCGGCGCGCGGCGCGGTGAACGGGTGGTGCACGGATGCCAGCTGCCCGGTGGCGGGGTCGCGATCGAACATCGGGAAGTCCGTCACCCACAGAAACGCGTGCGCGTCCGCGGGCACGAGCCCGAGCCGGTGGGCAACATTCTGCCGCACGCGGTCGAGCGCCGGATTGGCCACGCGATCGTGCGCCGCCACGTAGAGCCCCAGTGCGCCCTCGACCAGTTGCAGCCGTTCAGCGGCTCCCTCGGCGAGGAACTTCGCGGCCGGCCCTTCGAGCTTGCCATTGACGCGCTTGAGCCGCAGGAGCCCCATGGCGCCGGCGGACCTGGCTTCGGCTTCCACCTCGTCGAGCTGCTTGCGCGACAGCGCGGCGCCGCCCGGCACCACGAGCCCCCGTACCCGGCCCCCCTCGGCGAGCGCCGAACGCGTGATGCCGAATTCCGTGCCGCGGAATACGTCGCTCACGTCGGCGATCTCCAGGCCGTACCGGAGGTCGGGGCGGTCGCAGCCGTAGCGCTCCATGGCGTCGGTGTAGGTCATGCGCGGGAACGGCGTCGACACGGCGTAGCCGGCTTCGGCCCACAGCGCGGCGACCATCCCCTCGGTGAGGGCGACGATGTCCTCGACGCCGATGAACGATGCCTCGATGTCGATCTGCGTGAACTCCGGCTGGCGGTCGGCCCGCAGATCCTCGTCGCGGAAGCACCGGGCCACCTGGAAGTACCGGTCGTATCCCGCGACCATTAGCAATTGTTTATAAATCTGCGGCGACTGCGGCAGCGCGTAGAACTCGCCCTCGTGGATCCGGCTGGGCACGAGGTAGTCCCGCGCCCCTTCGGGCGTGGGTTTGGTGAGAATCGGCGTCTCGATCTCGAGAAATCCGCGGTCGCTCAGGTACCGGCGAGTGGCCTGCGTGAGCCGGTGCCGCAGCACCAGATTCTGCTGCAGCTCGGCGCGCCGCAAATCGAGGTACCGGTGGCGAAGGCGGAGATCCTCGGCCGGCAGGTTCTCACCCTTGGCGCGGGCCACCGGAATGGCGGGCACCGCCGCCGGGCCCACCACGGTGAGTGACGTGACGTGCACCTCCACCTCGCCCGTGGCGAGATCGGCGTTGTGCATCGTGGCCGGTCGCCGCACCACCTCGCCTTCCATGAGGACCACCGTCTCGTTGCCGAGCCCGGCGGCACGGTCGCACACGTCCTTGGGCGTGCGCTGTGGGTCGAACGAGGTCTGGACGATGCCGCTCAGATCGCGCAGATCCACGAACACCAGGCCGCCGAGGTTGCGGGCGCGGTGCACCCAGCCGCCCAGACGGACACGTTGCCCCACGTGGGTCGCCCGCAGGCTCCCGCAGCGGTGGGTCCTCAGAGTTGTCGAGAAGTCGGTTTGCATTGATGAGTGAGCAATGGGCGGCCGGTCAACGCGGCCCGAAGCGGCGTGAGACGCTGGCGCCGGGCGGCCTCATCGGCTTGCCCGGCGCCGGGGGCAGAACGCGCCAACCGACCCGGAGATCATCGGCCGGGTCGGCGCTGAAAGGCGGCTGCCGGAATTCGTCTCATCCAACCCTGTATCATAATGCCGGAACGCGACTTAGGGTAGTTCATCGCTTGACTCAGCGCGGCGGGCCCGGCTAGGTTAAGTGCATGCGCCACTTGCTTTTTGCCGCGCTCATCTGCGGCGTCATGGCAACGCCGTCGAGCGCCCAGCAAGTCCCGGCGCGCGATCTGCTCGACTTCCCAATCGGTTCCATTGCGGAACCGGCCGCAATCTCCTCCTTGCTCTCGAGCGGGGTGTGGAACCCAGCGGCCGTGCGCCTCCCGACGGGCGAGGCTGTGCAGATCGGCATCCTGGCGCTCAACTCTCCCATCGAACAGGGAGTCTCGGCCCAACTCGCCGTGGCCACGATGAGGCTCCCGGGTTCCACGCTCCTCACGGCCTCCCTGCTCCGCGCCACGGTAACCGACCTCGTGCGCACGCAGACCGATCCGCAAAGCGTGGGTTCGGAGATTCCGTACGGCACAACGCTGTTCTCGGCAGGATTGTCACGCCGCGTCGGCCGACTCACCGCGGGATTCGCCACGCGCGTGCGCACGGGTACGGCCGACTACATTCAGCGCACTTCGCTCTCGCTCGACGGCGGGGTGCTGCTGGATAGCGCCTTCCACACCCCGATCCGGCTCGCCGCTTCCACGTTCCTGCTCGGTGCCTCGCCGACGCGGGAGCGAGCGACACTGCTGGGCGCGGTCGAGGTGCCGGTGTACCATCGCGGATCGGCGCTCGAAGTGCGCAGCGGGCTCGCGGTCTCGGCCACCGAGTATCGGGGTAACGAGAAGTATCTGTACGCGGCGTTGCGGTATCTCGGGCTCGAGGCGCGCGGTGGACTGGCCCGCACGCGGGCCTTCGGCTTCGACTCCGATCATCTGCGCCTGGGACTCGATCTGCACTACGCCCGATACGTCGTGGGAATCGCCCGCGAGGATGAGGGGGCCGGCCTGGGCGCCGTCTATCAATTCATGCTGACGTCGGCATTCCCATGAGCGATCGCGAAAACCTACTGGATCTCACGCCGGCACAGGCGTTGGAGCGGCTGACGGAGTTCATGCGCCAGGAAGGGCTGCCGGCGTACCGCGCCAAGCAGGTGGTGCGCCACCTCTGGGTGGCGCCGGCGGCCGATTTCGCCAACATGACGGACCTCCCCGGGGCGCTGCGCGAGCGCCTGGCCGAACGGTTCGTTCTCCCGCGGCTCACCATTCTGGCGCGTCAGAAGTCGGCCGACGGCACGGAGAAGTTCCTCTTCCAGCTGGCCGATGGCGAAGCCATCGAGACGGTCGCCATTCCCGAGGGCCGCCGCCTCACGCTGTGCATCTCGTCGCAGGCGGGGTGCGCGCTGCAGTGCGCCTTCTGCGCCACCGGCGCGATGGGGTTCTCCCGCAATCTCGCCCCGCATGAGATCGCCGGTCAGGTGCGCGAGATGCGCCTGCTCGATCCGCCCATCGCGGTGACGAACGTGGTGTTCATGGGGATGGGGGAGCCACTCATGAACTGGAAGGCGGTGGACTCCGCGCTCACGCTTCTCAACGACCCGCAGGGCCTCGGCATCGGAGCGCGCCACATCACGGTCTCCACCGTGGGCATCCTGCCCGGCATCGTCGCCCTGGGTAAGCGTCCGGAGCAGTTCAGGCTGGCGATCTCGATCCACGCGCCCAGCGATTCGCTGCGGCGCGACCTGATGCCGATCAACACGAAGTATCCGCTGGCCGATGTGATCGAGGCGGCCAAGGTGTTCGACCGGCGCGTCACGTTCGAATACGTGATGCTGGGGGGCGTGAACGATGCCGAAGAGCACGCGCTGAACCTCGCGGCCCTGGCCCTCGAATGCCGGGCGTTCGTCAACCTGATTCCCCTGCACCCCGGAGGGGCGCGTGGGTTCGTACCCAGTTCGCGCCAACGGATGGCAGCTTTCGAGCGCGAGCTGCGAGCGCAGGGCGTCGAGGTGGCGGTGCGCCGGAGCCGCGGGGTGGACATCGCCGCGGCGTGCGGTCAGCTACGGACGGAGCGGCTCGGCCGGCGGCCGCCACGTACGCCCAAGCAGCACGGTGACGTCCACATAGACGGTTGAGTCGGGGCGCGTTTGGACGCGCGCGCCGCCCAGCGCCGCCGCGACGCGGCGCGCCCAATCCGGATGGTTCGATCGGTCGAGCACGAGCGTGCTGTCGCGCCTGTCGCTCGAGGTGCCGATCAGCACGACGTCGAACCCCTTCGCCCGAAGCGCGAAGGTGGCGCGCCTGGCGAGGCCCCGCCTGGTGGTGCTGTTGATGACCTCCACCCGCACGCGCTCACGGGCCGGAGCGGTCAGGTCGGGTGGCTCCGTGGTGGCCAGCGTGGCGTGGGCGCGCGCCCACCAGTACCATGCGCCGCCGGCCATCAACAGCGCCGCGGCGAGTCCGACGATGAGCGGTCCCCGCTTCATTGCAGCGAGTTCCAGAGCGCGATGGTGTCCGGGTAGACCGGATGACCCTCGCGCAACGCCCATTCGATCCGCGCGCGGACAACCTGGCGGAACACGCCGTCGAAATCATGGGCAACCTGGGCGGCCAGAAAGGCGCGGTCGGTGCGCGCGAATTTGCGGCCGGGTTCGAGGAAGTCAGCCATGTAGAGCGCGCGCCCGGTGCGCGCCCAACCGGCATGTCCGACCGTATGGTAGCGAATGGCGTCCAGCAAATCGGTGCGGCGTTCGCCCTCCCGTTCGAGCACGGCGGCCGCCGCGGGGCCGTGCAGCATCGTGGCGCGGCCCGTGGCATCGCCGGTGAGGGCGCGTAGCGTCGATTCGGCCGCGTCGCGCAGGGCGTCGTGCCACCGGCCGGCGTCGCGCCAGTCGACCGCTTCGGGGGCGGGAACGCCGAGCCCAGCGGCCCATGCAGCGAGCAACGCCGTGACGCGGGCGATGTGACCCCGTCGGGCCTCACCCACTTCCGCCCATGCGGGCAGCACGAGCCCGGCCTCCGCGTCAGCCATCGACCGCTTGCCGGAGCAGGGCCAGTTCCCGTTGCCAGAATTCACGGTCACGCAACCCTGGGTGAGGCAGTGTGAGTCGTTCGTCGGCGACCGTGTGGTGGCCGAACGCGACGATGTCGAGGTCGAGCGTCC
Protein-coding regions in this window:
- a CDS encoding PhoH family protein produces the protein MTDSAATTRRISTEGADLLTLAGVNDVNLVELSRLFGVRVALRGEALSITGPEELVARAAPVGQRMVDVARQRLTLSADDVLRLSELAPEDVAEQAEGSANGAPPSAPHIALPGVRKLVQAKTPGQAEYLAKIAEQDIVVGIGPAGTGKTYLAVAAAVDALTRKRVRRIVLARPAVEAGESLGFLPGDMQAKVDPYLRPLYDALDEMMPFDRVQKALETRVIEIAPLAFMRGRTLADAFVILDEAQNATSMQMKMFLTRLGVNSKVVITGDKTQVDLPKREESGLLQVERILAGIEGIAFQYFDENDVVRHRLVRQIIRAYASDVAR
- the aspS gene encoding aspartate--tRNA ligase; this encodes MQTDFSTTLRTHRCGSLRATHVGQRVRLGGWVHRARNLGGLVFVDLRDLSGIVQTSFDPQRTPKDVCDRAAGLGNETVVLMEGEVVRRPATMHNADLATGEVEVHVTSLTVVGPAAVPAIPVARAKGENLPAEDLRLRHRYLDLRRAELQQNLVLRHRLTQATRRYLSDRGFLEIETPILTKPTPEGARDYLVPSRIHEGEFYALPQSPQIYKQLLMVAGYDRYFQVARCFRDEDLRADRQPEFTQIDIEASFIGVEDIVALTEGMVAALWAEAGYAVSTPFPRMTYTDAMERYGCDRPDLRYGLEIADVSDVFRGTEFGITRSALAEGGRVRGLVVPGGAALSRKQLDEVEAEARSAGAMGLLRLKRVNGKLEGPAAKFLAEGAAERLQLVEGALGLYVAAHDRVANPALDRVRQNVAHRLGLVPADAHAFLWVTDFPMFDRDPATGQLASVHHPFTAPRAEDVPKLDTAPETVRAAAYDVVFNGTELGGGSIRIADPALQSRVFSLLGIDEATAQARFGFLLEGLRAGAPPHGGIALGMDRIAMMLAGANSLRDVIAFPKTTAARALFEGAPAPVPPEELRDLHIAVTGGGGAGGRTP
- the rlmN gene encoding 23S rRNA (adenine(2503)-C(2))-methyltransferase RlmN, whose protein sequence is MSDRENLLDLTPAQALERLTEFMRQEGLPAYRAKQVVRHLWVAPAADFANMTDLPGALRERLAERFVLPRLTILARQKSADGTEKFLFQLADGEAIETVAIPEGRRLTLCISSQAGCALQCAFCATGAMGFSRNLAPHEIAGQVREMRLLDPPIAVTNVVFMGMGEPLMNWKAVDSALTLLNDPQGLGIGARHITVSTVGILPGIVALGKRPEQFRLAISIHAPSDSLRRDLMPINTKYPLADVIEAAKVFDRRVTFEYVMLGGVNDAEEHALNLAALALECRAFVNLIPLHPGGARGFVPSSRQRMAAFERELRAQGVEVAVRRSRGVDIAAACGQLRTERLGRRPPRTPKQHGDVHIDG
- a CDS encoding LytR C-terminal domain-containing protein translates to MKRGPLIVGLAAALLMAGGAWYWWARAHATLATTEPPDLTAPARERVRVEVINSTTRRGLARRATFALRAKGFDVVLIGTSSDRRDSTLVLDRSNHPDWARRVAAALGGARVQTRPDSTVYVDVTVLLGRTWRPPAEPLRP